The genomic region CGTCCATTTGTGAGCATTCAGCAAAGGTTTGGATACTGGCTCTGATGCAGGTGCTATCCTCTGGAAGGTGATTAGATATCATCACTCTTTCATTAACTCAGTATTTCTAGTATCACGGTGACTGTGTAGAAAGAATGGTCCTTTTCATCGGCCGTCCCAACTAATGAGCCCTGCTGAAAGGACCAGGTTAAGGTGGGAGGATAATGAAACAGGAGAGAAGGGGGgagaaatatgacaaaaaacatGACACCAGGGATCTGTGAAACACTGCAATGTGGGTGCCTTCTacatgtaaatatttaaatatatgtcTTAAAATTGTTCCCACTTCAGTATCACTATGATCATTAAATATGGGTACTTCCTTAGCTAAAAACTTTctagtgagatttttttttaaaaatgatgtaAACAAGGGCATGTGACAGGACTGAAAAGAGGAAATTGGGAAACACATTAGAGTTTATTTTTAGGTTATGGCACTGCAGGCAACAACAAAGGTCTTGTTTCACCTGATCATAGAAACAGGTGGGAGGGGAGAGGGGCTGAATATTCCATTACGTAGACCAGACCTGAGCACATACAGGTTCTTTGTGAAAGGTGTCTCTGTGTGCAGGCAGAGGTGCCACACTGACATCATCCAGAGCTGTGGATGGGACTTTTCATGTGTTGTGGTGCCAGGGAGCTGCTATAGTACTGTCAGCCAGCCTGAGTCAGCACTGCGCTCCAGACACAACTGTGCAAGAATCCATGATGGAAGAGAGCTTCACAACTTACACCGCATTTCTGCTCAAAACCACCTAAACATGACGTCTTGGCACTAAGGGATTagtacatttcaacaacactggaTTTTTGGATAACTCATtgtatttaaaaatacagttaTTATAAGGGTTACGAAGGAAAACACTGGTGATATAGGTCTTAGACCTAAAGTAAGAAGGACTGGTTGCCTTTGGAGTGCTGAAGCAGGTGAATTTGTTCTAGAAATTCTGACTATGAAATTGTTTATGGGTCGCGAATGAAATCTGGACAAAACTCAACTATAAAGCGgctaaaaatgatttaataaagTCTAAGGTATTCCATAAATTCCCTTGTGATTATAGTAGTAAACAAGCTGTttatattaaaggtccagtcgtaggatttaggggcatctattggcaggaAATTGTATATAATAtccataactatgttttcatcaacctggtctcactccgaagtcgtcgaaatccggtgaTTGGGCGGTTATTTGcaacatcagacactgacgaacaAAGCCaccctttaacatcggcatgataagTGGCTGGTCAcctttatagtttaacggcactcAGCGGCTTCggggggaaacgtggcgggaaAAGAACGGAAGTTAAGACGGCAAAAGTCCGACAAGGGATGGGAGGGGGGATGGgtctgactttcacccaggagagcagtgttcaatcccataagattataaagccaaaccttgttcttttttcctaaacccaaccattagttgttggaggaaaaaaaatgtcaattcgcaTTGCTGTACTGATGTAGTACgtttattttgacagagactgtatgtaaacgttaaatttcctgtgaaaacgggaGTGtaatttgaaagaagacaatgcatgtaacaggtataacttgacacagcgtcccagaacgtcaacaaccaatgcacccaagGTACCTTTCAGGTGGTATCTggatgaccaaacgtcgataggcgacgaggtcagagtgagaatgtgttgttttcattggtttataatcacctgaatataagaatcattgtgtttttgttaccttaaaatgagccatcTAAATCTACATAAGGAGTGGGTCCTCTGCCATGgtgtccgccatgttgttctactgTAACCCAGAGCAGACAAAAGCAAACACTTGCTCCAGATatggccattcacatttttgtgtgcGTTGCCCAACGTAGTTCTACTACAGCTTGGCACGCGGGAGAAGTTTtggttctgcaacctcaccactaggaGCCATTAAATCCTACAGACTGGATCTTTAACAACTGGATAACACTTTGTAATCTTTGCAGAGCAGTGGCCTCTATGGCCATGAGTGGAAATTACAGCATAATGACACattaaaattgaattgattttCCAACATTTTCTGAGGTGGGTTGCTTTAATGTCTACTTTCTTGAGTGAAAAAGTACATTCTTGATCTTGGAAACTGTACTTTGACAAGAGGAAAATCTCAACTTGAGGTccacttacttacttactttattgatccctgaggggaaattgttAAAGCAGTCTGTCTGGATGGAGTTTGCTCAAACTAGGTTTTTGTTGCTCCTCCAGAAAGAAATGTCATTAAATGCGAAAAGACAGTAAAAGTagagaaagtaaaaaaagaCTCAGTATCGTCAGTAACACAGAAATAGCTTAGTTTAGCAAGTAGCAAGTTTACTAACATTAGCCAGCATGAGCTACTGGTCATACAAATGGATGTCTAAAGAGAAATCAATACAGTGTTAAAGGTGAGCACCTgtttattcctatgaaagttgctcatcggcgcatgaagccaaaaaagctcagCTCCCACAGTCTGAAATTACCAGGATCTTCCACATACTAGGGCCCATAGTGCAAGCACACTTGGGTAGCCAAAGGCGgctgagcagctaacttccGATTTAGCCCTCCACTAACTTCTAGAATTCTAGACTTTCGAAATGTTGCTGGACCAAATGCATAAATTaacaagtcatttcacaggggaTTTGACAGGCAAAAAAATGCACCCActaatttacagatgtctctttcacaatgtatgTCTACGGGCAAGAGTCTTTTTGGGTCCCAATGGCATCACATAATggacccagaagttgtaattccacatttggccactatgtTAAATTGGTTTCAAAGCCCTgcactgttcctgggggcttagTCATACCAGACCAAGTAAGGCTATAGAAGCAAAAGTGCAACTTGGGCGAGGGTGTGTTTTATTGCTTCTGAGTTAAACTTTTCACAGGTAGACTGTGTTATTTTGTCCTTTTAAAAGTAGCATAGCCTCAGTTTTTACTTGTATCATTGCAAATAACAGTGACAGCACAAGACAAGTGTTATTTCACTCCATTCTTTTAACCTGTCACCTGTTCTTTGTTGAATGGACCCCTGTTGAGGATGCGAACCCATGATTAGCCTCTGCAAAGACCCAGGTGATGTCATAACATTTTGTCAGCACTCTGAGAATGAGCCATTGTCATTAGGACATAATTACAGGTCAGGCTCTACTATTGGAAATGCAGGAGAGTGACCTGCAGAGATCACACTCGGCTTTAACAGCATTTCATTGTCATTTGAACCGACTCAGAGGTCACTTCACCCCAAGGCACGGAGGGAAACTTGTAGTCACTCAGCAGAGTTCAATACTGGATGTGCTTCTCAGGTGTGTTGTCAGAAAGATTCAATGGTGAATGTGAGGATTTTATGCAAGCAGCTTCTCTAGGAATTAACAAGACACAGATTCCATTAGAAgaattttgtgtattttcagtGAAGctattttttgttgctgttttattgTGGTTTAACATAAAACTATGGCTCGATGTTGGCTCCTATCCAATGCCCATGATGTTTATCAAGAACTATTGGTTCTACCTCTCTCTCCGAGACCATCATGCATTTCCTTCCCTGCAGATACACTATCAATGAGTGCCCAAGGTGTTTCAGTTTACTAAAAGCCAGGAGGAGATAAGGCTGAGATTACAGTGGCACTATCTGCAGAGGAGGCCAGAGAAAGGAGAAAATATACAAGAAAGCGTGCGGCAGCAATTACCACACACTGCTGGTCACACAGGGGTGAAGGCCAGAATACATTTGTTTCCCAGTTGGACTTCTTTAGTGGCATAGCTGAGCTATCTCATGTGTTATCTGACCTGATGATGGAGGTGGCAACTGCTGTGTCAATTAATAATTGCACGGTTATCACTGTTAACGCAGCTTATGCATGAAGAGTATAATTTGAAATTAATGCTTTACTGCTATTTTGCATTGGTCTTACTTTTTAAATACGTACagtacattttaatgttttccagAATCTAGAAGAGAGCTGTGGTCTTCGAGTGTCTGCATGCTTTCGCCCCTTAGTCACACTGGTGAAGCCACTGGGAGCTGTTGTGGTTCTGCGTGGGATATCAGGGAGGTGTGAGAGAGTCAGAGCAGGGAATATAAGCCCATCCTTCTGAAGGTGTCAGGACCTTGATAAGTCCTGTTTAAACTTTACCCTTTGCAAAATGCCATGTGTCAACAGTTCCCCGTGGCCAAAGTGCTCTGATCTGGTTAGGCAAACACCTGGGGCAGCCCTTCCATCCCTTCAAGACTTTAGCTGACGATGGGCGAGGGTACGAGGGTCCTACGACCAAACTGGCCCGAACTTTTTCAAGAATTAACAAACAGACAGGTAAATTGACGAGGAGCCGCCAGTGGGAGCAGCCGGAAGGAAAGTTCAGATGGTTCGCCGACAGCATTTTCTCACTTCTACCTCTTGCAGTCTTCTGCCATGTCTAGGGCAGTTGGCACTAGTCGCGGAAAGTCTCAGACAGGTGTTATGTCGGTTGTGAGTGGTTGAAGCCACCTTTGCCTCCGCTGCCTCTGCCACACTATTTGTCACTCAGTGACGTCTTCTAATTCTTCATGGGTCTCGTGGAAGATAATTTAAACGCAGCAAAGGTGTCAGTGCATTTCTTGCTATTGCAACATGTCTAATGGATCTCAGCATTTTACGTCCTGATTCCTCTTTTAGGTCAGTTGTTTGACAAACAGTCTTAAAAGGCAACAACGCAAAAATTTCAGAAACTTACTGTGCTatcacccacacatacacaacactaaaagttttttaaaaagagaagCGGTCTGCCCAAACATTTGCAGTGGAATCTGAGAGAGCTAGGAGAGGTGGAAGACATGATTTGGCAGTTTACCCCCACTGTTTGCCTCAAAATTTTGACGCCATGGCTCGAAGTCAAGCTGAGAAGTTTCCCAAGACCTGCTCGGCCTGCAGCCGGGTATTCCATGTTAAGCTGTGAGCCTGGCCCCCAAGGATCTGTGTGTCCCCCCCGCCCCCAAGCGTAAGTCAGTCTGCAGGGCACCTCAAACCCTCTGCAGTCAGCACTGCGGGGGCGCGAACATGCCCGACCACACCTCTGATGCCTCTGTGTTATAGCCATCACTGGGTTTCCTCCTCTGCATGCTGAGACCCGTCACCTCTACAGCTCAGCAAACTCATCTGGCAACAACACAgcttaaaaactgaaaatgacataAGACATTTACCTCTAATGAGACACGGTATGTTGTTTTGTACTAACAAAACTTAAGAGTATCATTTGCTGCTTGACATGAGCTGCAGCCCTGAGAGGCATCTCAGAAGTTACTCTTCATTGAGGGAAATGGATCAAGGATTTCAGCCCAAGTACAGAGAATCAGGTTACTTTGAACTGATACAAAATCAGCACAATTATACCCATTAACTACccatgaaacaaaaacaactttagTTTTTCCAATCCCCTCTGTTTCTCACCCACATGAACTTTGGAAGAACAACATTTCTAAATTGTATGTCATCTAGTTGTGTGCAGGGAAGCTGACAGGCCACAGCCTTGATTCAACCAATAAGACACAGAGCAGAAATAGAAGGTATATCTGATATGTGACATAATAggctgtttttaatgaaaaagtCAGGGTCAAGATAGACTGAAAAACTCTAACAGGAACCTTGAACCTTTATGGAGATAGATGATATTTATAGGAAACGTTTATTTTTAGCAGTGAAAGGCACCGAGTACTGACAAAGACAATTACTGAACAAATACATTCTGCAATGGTATGATAAAGATATGATAAAATGtgaatttatattaaaaaatgaaaatattttgcatATCCTTTTACACAGTCCTCATGTAAGTTGTCTTACAGTTATAAAATCCTAGACTGCATCTCATCAGCACCTCTTATACATATTATGTGTATAGAAAAGTCCTTATAGACTTAATAAGGGAATGGATTTAATCAGATTTTACTTTATCAGAAGTCtaagaaaacaaatatttacttacatactttcagtgtgtgtctgtcatcTTAAATGACCAAgctacacatttacacaccttAACTAACAGAATTCCTTTACTAATACATTCGCTgtactttttttaaactgattaTTAACGAAATCAAAACGTTGTGATAAAAATAGAAAACCTTCGATCTTTTCATGTCTATCCCTCGACTCATAACTTACAGTCGGATTTGGTTTCTAAAATTGAATACATGGATTATAGTGACTGAACCCTCTCAACAAAGTGTCCTTTGTCCACCGAAAACAAGTGCTGGAGCAAATCCAGCAAAGTAGATTTTAGTGTTGCGACACGTTTTTGTTTTGCTCCGCTCTTTCCACTGTCTTTACATTTAAACGTGTTTGCGTCTCTAAGGAAAATTCatatatgttaaatataatatCATATTTAAAATTGCCATGCATTTATATTATTGTTAAGTTAGTAACATTATGATCATAATAATCcccattttcattattattcgAGTATTATAatcgttattatcattattattattactactactacttttattattattattatgatcatttttattgttattattttcataTAGATCAATgtattaatggtaaaaaaaaaagcaaataaattaCAAATCAGTAGTCATaacacaatcaatcaattaaaagAATAATCTTCAACCTGTTTAGAAAGAAACCCCTGTTTATCTCAAGACATTATGGGTGAAGTTGGAGATACATTCATGTGCCCTGTTGATTCTTTTCAAGACGacgaaatgttttgttttgcaatcTGCTCCAACAATAACTCGTCTGCCGGAAAAAGGGAAGGCACAAAACATAAATGTTGAGCGGGAACTTAATGTTTGAAATATGATTTTGTAACACCCTCTTAGTTTGCTCCGCTCACTGCAGCCCCTGCTCGGTTGCAAGGCTCCCTCTCAAGTTTCTGGACTGCTGTCTCCCCCTATTGGCCCCTGCGCTCCTCTGTGCAGAGCTCAGCAGCCAGACTGAACTGTCTGTGTGCAACAAACACTTTGGACGCGACTGCCCGCATGTTGTGAGAGACGCGTAAACATGAATGTTAATTCCAATGAAATCAGATTTATAAAAGATCAGattataaaatgtaattttgtcCAAATGAGAACTGCTTTAATTTCTGAATAAACCAACTTGTGTATCCCTTAAGTAGATCTCATATAAACAGATGACTgttttcaaatataaaaatatgccTTTTAGACCTTTATTGGGAAAACAAAGGATTGTCAGTCCGGGGAAAGATGTGTAAAGATGCAAATAAGTctgtaatgtctgtaaaatgaaactaaaagaaagaaagtctaTAAACTTATAATAAAGAACAAGCCTATATgaactaaattaaaatgtatttatgctTGTAAAAGTCTCATTCAGTTGTCGATACTGATTTTGTGTATAATCAAAGAAAATTCGTGGTATGGTATATTATCATATATTTAATCTCCATATAACTATAATATCAAAATGCTTCACATAACATTTGTGGTTAAAATTTGTAATCACAGCcccctttttatttttctctcggCAGGTGCAATATAAACTTTTAGatgttaacttttaaactttaagtTATAAATGAAACCAAAGATAATGAAGGGGAAAAACACCTTTTTCCTACTGGAGCTTGGTTTTCGCTGTTGTTGACTGCAGAGTTCTGAGCAGAGTCATATTACGTCTCCGCCTACAAAAAGTTTCCCCCAATCATTTCCTTGCCGTCAAACATAAATCCAGCCATCGCCGCCTGTGCTCCTAGACTCTTCAGCAATCCTCCAAGAGCAGATCTTTCAGTCACATTTCTCTTTAAAGTCCCACTTGCAAGGTTGAGCATTAGAAAGCGATCACCTGCAGTTTGCCTTCTCACCTGCCAAACTGTAAAAAGTCGAATGCGCGtaacaacttttatttttgactttttttatttacttcaaCGGATTCAACTTTGCCAGTCACGCTGTGCGCACTCACAGGCTGTCACTGCAGTCTTTGGGCACAGCACTTGGATTTAGACAGAAGGATTTCTCCCATcttttggtgtttgtttttcactgcgAGAAGCTGTTCGTTAATTTTTTCGCATGAATCTCCTCGACCCTTACCTGAAGATGACAGAAGAACAGGAGAAGTGTCACTCTGACGCTCCGAGTCCCAGCATGTCTGAGGACTCCGCAGGCTCGCCGTGCCCGTCCGGGTCCGGTTCGGACACTGAGAACACCCGGCCGTCCGACAACCACCTTCTCCTGGGTCAAGACTACAAGAAGGAGGGCGAAGAAGAGAAGTTCCCCGTGTGTATCAGAGATGCCGTGTCCCAGGTGTTGAAGGGTTACGACTGGACGCTGGTGCCCATGCCGGTGCGCGTTAACGGCTCCAGTAAAAGCAAACCTCACGTCAAAAGACCCATGAACGCATTCATGGTGTGGGCTCAAGCTGCACGACGGAAGCTGGCCGATCAATACCCGCATCTGCACAACGCGGAACTCAGCAAAACCCTGGGCAAACTCTGGAGGTAGGTTCGCTTTGCATTCTCAGTCATTTTTTGCAGTGCGTTTTTACGCGCAGCTGTGCGCTGCGCACCATTTCTTCGATGAAATGCACCACCTGCCTGCTGTTTCACGTAGCTTCACAGGGAATTTGActcatgcatttttaattctATCTCTAAATAttacagatttttctttttttattgggATTTTCGATACACTACTATTTTTTTGTTGGCTTAAGAAACCTTTTACAGCTTCTTCTTGATTATGGATATGAAATCAATACATGCAGTAATTAGTAAAATGCATGTTTCTTGCAATAACTTATCAACTGTGTCACGTGCTTGTTGTTAAATGAAAGCCTTTTAATGTGAACCTCCATTTCTCTGTGATATTTTCAGATTGCTCAACGAAGTAGAGAAGCGCCCATTCGTGGAGGAAGCTGAGCGTCTGAGAGTGCAGCACAAGAAAGACCACCCCGACTACAAATATCAGCCACGGCGGAGAAAATCTGTCAAGAACGGGCAAAACGACCCCGAGGACGGCGAGCAAACCCACATCTCTCCAAATGCCATATTCAAGGCGCTGCAGCAGGCCGATTCTCCTGCGTCCAGTATGGGCGAGGTGCATTCTCCAGGAGAGCACTCaggtaagaaaattaaaaaaaaaaaaaaaaaaagatttaaaaaaataagataaaggaaaataaaagcaaCTTTCTagtattttgtgcatgtgtttgagactgtagaaataaaaaaaactggaaGCCTTAAGGGCCTTGAACAGACACCCGTTAATGATTCATCATTAATGATTAGTGGGTTTTACAAGCCATCATGCAGATACACCTGTCAGTGCTCAGGTTTCCTCCTCCTGAAAGCATTAACATTTACGCTTTATCACTTTTTACACAAGCTAACTCTGCTTTTCCTCTGACCAGGTCAGTCCCAGGGCCCACCAACACCCCCAACCACCCCCAAGACAGACCTCCCCTCCAGCAAAGCTGACCTGAAGCGTGAGGGGCGCCCCATGCAGGAGGGCACCAGTCGCCAGCTCAACATCGATTTTGGAGCTGTGGACATTAACGAGCTGAGCAGTGAGGTCATCTCCAACATCGGGAGCTTTGATGTCGACGAGTTCGATCAGTACCTGCCACCTCACAGCCATGCTGGGGTGACCGGAGCAGCCCAGGCTGGCTACACCGGCAGCTACGGCATCAGCGGCTCCTCAGTCAGCCAGGCGGCCAATGTCGGAGCCCACGCCTGGATgtccaaacagcagcagcagcagcactctcTGACCACcctgggtggaggag from Epinephelus lanceolatus isolate andai-2023 chromosome 18, ASM4190304v1, whole genome shotgun sequence harbors:
- the LOC117268538 gene encoding transcription factor Sox-9-like, with protein sequence MNLLDPYLKMTEEQEKCHSDAPSPSMSEDSAGSPCPSGSGSDTENTRPSDNHLLLGQDYKKEGEEEKFPVCIRDAVSQVLKGYDWTLVPMPVRVNGSSKSKPHVKRPMNAFMVWAQAARRKLADQYPHLHNAELSKTLGKLWRLLNEVEKRPFVEEAERLRVQHKKDHPDYKYQPRRRKSVKNGQNDPEDGEQTHISPNAIFKALQQADSPASSMGEVHSPGEHSGQSQGPPTPPTTPKTDLPSSKADLKREGRPMQEGTSRQLNIDFGAVDINELSSEVISNIGSFDVDEFDQYLPPHSHAGVTGAAQAGYTGSYGISGSSVSQAANVGAHAWMSKQQQQQHSLTTLGGGGEPVQQGQQRTTQIKTEQLSPSHYSEQQGSPQHATYGSFNLQHYSTSSYPSITRAQYDYSDHQGGANSYYSHAAGQGSGLYSTYSYMSPSQRPMYTPIADTTGVPSVPQTHSPQHWEQQPIYTQLSRP